The Rattus norvegicus strain BN/NHsdMcwi chromosome 2, GRCr8, whole genome shotgun sequence nucleotide sequence GGCATCGGGGGTGGTATCAGTGACCAAGACCCAGGCCCCAAACACCCTACCATGAATACCTTTGGTGCAGGTATTGTCAAAACATTAGCACGGTGCCTGGCAGAGGGCTCCCTTCTCTATTCCTCCTATAGAGCTATGTCCCAGGATGTGTGTGGTACTCAGAATCCTATCTCCTCAGCCTGCCTCCAGTGCAGGCCATTCTATAGCTTCCTTGAAAGATTGTTCCCTGAACCCTACTGACCCCTAGACAAGTGACAAGGTAAAAGTTTTAGTGGCAAAAGTGATGATACAGCCATGTTTCTGAACTCTTGGGAACATCAAGTACATACACCTCATGTCAGGTTGCCAGTGACTGGTGATCTCATGTccttacctgcctctgtctttcagcCAAAGGAGGCTGTGACTCCAACTCACAGAAGGCTCTGGGTCTTTCCTACAGGAGCGCAGACTAATGCTTCTGTGTTTCCTGGGGCCCAGTTACCAGCACCCTGAGTTCCCTGCTGCAGGCAGCTGGAAGGCATAAAATAAAGCACACTCCTCAGCCCCAATTATGACAGTGGCTACCGGAGACCCAGTGGATGAGGCTGCTGCCCTCCCTGGGCACCCTCAAGACACCTATGACCCAGAGGCAGACCACGAGTGCTGTGAGAGAGTGGTGATTAACATCTCAGGCCTGCGGTTCGAGACTCAGCTAAAGACCTTAGCCCAGTTCCCAGAGACCCTCTTAGGAGACCCCAAGAAACGGATGAGGTACTTTGATCCCCTCCGAAATGAGTACTTTTTTGATCGCAACCGCCCTAGCTTTGATGCCATTTTGTACTACTACCAGTCTGGGGGCAGGTTGAGGCGACCTGTGAATGTGCCCTTAGATATCTTCTCTGAAGAAATCCGGTTTTATGAGCTAGGAGAAGAGGCAATGGAGATGTTTCGGGAGGATGAAGGCTACATCAAGGAAGAAGAACGTCCCCTGCCTGAAAATGAGTTTCAGAGACAGGTGTGGCTTCTCTTTGAATACCCTGAGAGCTCAGGGCCGGCCAGGATCATAGCCATTGTATCTGTGATGGTCATTCTGATCTCGATCGTCAGCTTCTGTCTGGAAACCTTGCCCATCTTCCGGGATGAGAACGAGGACATGCATGGTGGTGGGGTGACCttccacacctattccaacagcaCCATTGGGTACCAGCAGTCCACCTCCTTCACCGACCCTTTCTTCATCGTAGAGACTCTCTGCATCATCTGGTTCTCCTTTGAGTTTCTGGTTAGATTCTTTGCCTGTCCCAGCAAAGCTGGCTTCTTCACCAACATCATGAACATCATTGACATTGTGGCTATCATCCCTTACTTTATCACCCTGGGGACAGAGTTAGCTGAGAAGCCAGAGGACGCCCAGCAAGGCCAGCAGGCCATGTCACTGGCCATTCTCCGTGTCATCCGGTTGGTAAGAGTCTTTAGGATTTTCAAGTTGTCCAGACACTCCAAAGGTCTGCAGATTCTAGGTCAGACCCTCAAAGCCAGCATGAGGGAATTGGGCCTCCTGATATTCTTCCTCTTCATTGGGGTCATCCTCTTCTCTAGTGCTGTCTATTTTGCAGAAGCTGATGAGCGAGATTCCCAGTTCCCCAGCATCCCGGATGCCTTCTGGTGGGCAGTCGTCTCCATGACAACTGTAGGCTATGGAGACATGGTTCCAACTACCATTGGGGGAAAGATAGTGGGTTCTCTGTGTGCAATTGCAGGTGTGTTAACCATTGCCTTACCAGTCCCTGTCATAGTGTCTAATTTCAACTACTTCTACCAccgggagacagagggagaggagcaGGCCCAGTACTTGCAAGTGACAAGTTGTCCAAAGATCCCGTCCTCCCCTGACCTAAAGAAAAGTAGAAGTGCCTCTACCATAAGTAAGTCTGATTACATGGAGATACAGGAGGGAGTAAACAACAGTAATGAGGACTTTAGAGAGGAGAACTTAAAAACAGCCAACTGTACCTTGGCTAACACAAACTATGTGAATATTACCAAAATGTTAACTGATGTCTGATTGAAACCTATTAATGTACTCACAGCTCAACAGGACTAATGCAGATATTGCATAATAGCCTGCATTGTAGTCAGTGTTCTACAGTGTGCATCTGGTTCTGCATGGAAAGCAATAGTCGTGCAAGTGACTTTTGatcttttgatttttgatttaGAACACAGAATATTTATCATGGCTTTCATGAAATCTTTATCACCGACTTACAGGTTTCCAAAGATGAGAGTCACCCATGGAGCCAGCATCTCAGAAAGGCACAATGCAGCCCCCTCATAGCCCCCACACCATATCAACACCACCTATCTTCCCGCTTAAACACCTGGGAGGTgcattctcccccaccccacacctacTACCCCATTTCAGCCCATCTGCCCCTTCACAGAGGAACACACCATCATGGCTTAGTTCTAACGTCCGGTGACGACTCCAAAGGTCATCCCCACTTTCGCATTGAGAGGAACACACAGTCCTGTGTGTTGGGACTACTTTCTGTGTCACAGGCTGGGCTTTGTGAACTGCAGTTACCAACTAGATGCTCCTGAGGCTTATGTTTCATAACGGAAAATG carries:
- the Kcna2 gene encoding potassium voltage-gated channel subfamily A member 2 isoform X1, with translation MTVATGDPVDEAAALPGHPQDTYDPEADHECCERVVINISGLRFETQLKTLAQFPETLLGDPKKRMRYFDPLRNEYFFDRNRPSFDAILYYYQSGGRLRRPVNVPLDIFSEEIRFYELGEEAMEMFREDEGYIKEEERPLPENEFQRQVWLLFEYPESSGPARIIAIVSVMVILISIVSFCLETLPIFRDENEDMHGGGVTFHTYSNSTIGYQQSTSFTDPFFIVETLCIIWFSFEFLVRFFACPSKAGFFTNIMNIIDIVAIIPYFITLGTELAEKPEDAQQGQQAMSLAILRVIRLVRVFRIFKLSRHSKGLQILGQTLKASMRELGLLIFFLFIGVILFSSAVYFAEADERDSQFPSIPDAFWWAVVSMTTVGYGDMVPTTIGGKIVGSLCAIAGVLTIALPVPVIVSNFNYFYHRETEGEEQAQYLQVTSCPKIPSSPDLKKSRSASTISKSDYMEIQEGVNNSNEDFREENLKTANCTLANTNYVNITKMLTDV